One part of the Mycolicibacterium aromaticivorans JS19b1 = JCM 16368 genome encodes these proteins:
- a CDS encoding amidohydrolase family protein → MTTASSGCEWCRGCGVHPPTGRRYYPLFAECVELGVPFCTQVGHTGPLRPSETGRPIPYIDEIALDFPKLTIVCGHVGYPWTEEMVAVSRKHENVYIDTSAYTSRRLPKELVSFMKTGTGARKVLFGTNYPMIGHTHALDGLDELGLSESTHSAYLHDNATRVFAKLGAVAA, encoded by the coding sequence GTGACGACGGCTTCGTCGGGCTGCGAGTGGTGCCGTGGCTGTGGGGTGCACCCCCCAACCGGCCGTCGGTACTACCCGCTGTTCGCCGAATGCGTAGAACTCGGGGTGCCGTTCTGCACACAGGTGGGCCACACGGGTCCGCTGCGACCGTCGGAGACCGGTCGGCCGATTCCCTACATCGACGAGATCGCCCTGGACTTCCCCAAACTGACGATCGTCTGCGGTCATGTCGGGTATCCCTGGACCGAAGAGATGGTCGCCGTGTCCCGCAAACACGAGAACGTCTACATCGACACCTCTGCCTACACCTCCCGGCGGCTACCGAAGGAGCTCGTGAGCTTTATGAAGACCGGCACCGGTGCACGGAAAGTGTTGTTCGGCACCAACTATCCGATGATCGGACACACGCACGCGCTGGACGGCCTCGACGAACTCGGGTTGTCCGAGTCGACCCACTCGGCGTATCTGCACGACAACGCGACTCGGGTCTTCGCCAAACTCGGGGCGGTGGCCGCATGA